A DNA window from Gillisia sp. Hel1_33_143 contains the following coding sequences:
- the rsmH gene encoding 16S rRNA (cytosine(1402)-N(4))-methyltransferase RsmH — protein sequence MEYHNPVLLNESVDGLNIKPDGVYVDVTFGGGGHSAEILSRLGEKGKLFGFDQDPDALANKLDDSRFTLIPENFRFIKRFLRFHGIKQVDGILGDFGVSSHQFNVAERGFSTRFDSKLDMRMNQKSVLSAYEVVNDYEQDQLKKLFYEYADLRIAPKLAAEIVKAREEAPIDSSERLKEVLKPFLFKEKEHKILAQIYQAIRIEVNQELDVLKEFLIQTPDLLKKGGRLSLISYHSLEDRLVKRYIRSGLFEGEPEKDFFGNISVPLKKVGGLIVPSSEEIALNNRARSAKLRIAKRL from the coding sequence ATGGAATATCATAATCCGGTATTATTAAATGAGTCTGTAGATGGTTTAAATATTAAGCCAGACGGAGTTTATGTAGATGTGACTTTTGGTGGTGGCGGACATTCTGCTGAAATTTTGAGCAGATTAGGTGAAAAGGGAAAATTATTCGGATTTGATCAAGATCCAGATGCTTTGGCTAATAAGTTAGACGATTCAAGATTTACCTTAATCCCGGAGAACTTTAGGTTTATAAAGAGATTTTTAAGATTTCATGGTATTAAACAGGTGGATGGAATTTTAGGAGATTTTGGCGTGTCTTCTCATCAGTTCAATGTGGCAGAACGCGGCTTTTCTACCCGTTTTGATTCTAAGTTGGACATGAGAATGAATCAGAAAAGCGTTTTGAGTGCATATGAGGTGGTAAATGATTATGAGCAGGATCAATTAAAGAAGCTTTTCTATGAATATGCAGATCTTCGAATAGCCCCAAAATTAGCGGCAGAGATCGTTAAGGCTAGAGAAGAAGCTCCTATAGATAGCAGTGAGCGTTTAAAAGAGGTTTTAAAACCTTTCTTATTTAAAGAAAAAGAGCATAAGATTTTAGCTCAGATCTATCAGGCTATAAGAATAGAAGTGAATCAGGAATTGGATGTGCTAAAAGAATTTTTAATACAAACTCCAGATCTGCTTAAAAAAGGAGGTAGGTTGAGTTTGATCTCTTATCATTCTTTAGAAGATAGATTGGTGAAAAGATACATAAGAAGTGGACTTTTTGAGGGCGAGCCGGAAAAAGATTTCTTCGGAAATATTTCTGTTCCACTTAAAAAAGTAGGAGGGTTGATTGTGCCTTCTTCAGAAGAGATCGCTTTAAATAATAGAGCGAGAAGTGCTAAGCTTAGAATAGCTAAAAGATTATAA
- the mraZ gene encoding division/cell wall cluster transcriptional repressor MraZ → MVNLIGTYECKVDAKGRLMMPSALKKQLSSVLQEGFVLKRSVFQPCLELYPMHEWNLMMEKINDLNRFVKKNDDFIRRFTAGVKIVEVDANGRLLIPKDLIGFAKIDKEIVLSSAIKIIEIWDKDKYENTLDESAEDFASLAEEVMGNLNGNGIS, encoded by the coding sequence GTGGTAAACCTAATTGGAACTTACGAATGCAAGGTTGATGCAAAGGGCAGATTAATGATGCCGTCTGCATTAAAGAAGCAATTGTCTTCAGTTTTGCAGGAGGGTTTTGTATTGAAGCGTTCTGTTTTTCAGCCTTGTTTGGAATTATATCCTATGCATGAGTGGAATTTGATGATGGAAAAGATCAATGATCTAAATAGGTTCGTGAAAAAGAATGATGACTTTATTAGAAGATTTACCGCTGGTGTTAAAATAGTGGAAGTTGATGCAAATGGAAGATTGTTGATTCCTAAAGACCTTATTGGATTTGCTAAAATAGATAAAGAGATCGTTTTATCCTCTGCAATAAAAATAATTGAGATCTGGGATAAAGATAAATATGAAAATACCCTTGATGAATCTGCAGAAGATTTTGCAAGCTTGGCTGAAGAAGTAATGGGAAATTTAAATGGAAATGGAATATCATAA
- a CDS encoding FtsL-like putative cell division protein encodes MNNGVYGILKANFLISSDAVKNWRFIVFCTLLAIIMIACSHSAESKVHQIAKLSDEVRALRSEFVDNRSSLMKLKMESNIIRRMADRGIETSEMPPYKIKINITD; translated from the coding sequence ATGAATAATGGAGTGTATGGTATTTTAAAAGCCAATTTTTTAATAAGCAGTGATGCGGTTAAGAATTGGAGGTTCATAGTTTTTTGTACACTCTTGGCTATTATAATGATCGCCTGTTCTCACAGCGCAGAAAGTAAAGTTCATCAAATTGCCAAATTAAGTGACGAGGTTAGAGCGCTAAGAAGTGAGTTTGTAGACAATCGTTCTTCCTTAATGAAGCTAAAGATGGAATCTAATATTATTAGAAGAATGGCAGATAGGGGTATTGAAACTTCTGAAATGCCACCATACAAAATTAAAATTAACATTACAGACTAA